The DNA window CAGGCGCCCGACGGCACTCGGACGCCGCTGCCGCGACCCGGCGTGGACACGGGGATGGGCCTCGAGCGGATCACCTCCGTCATCCAGCAGGTGCCGAGCAACTACGACACCGACCTCTTCCTGCCGATCCTGGACCGCATCCAGGCGGTCCTCGGACACACCGCGGAGGAGCGCGCCGCCCACGCGGTGGCCTACCGGGTGCTCGCGGACCACGGGCGCGCCATGACGTTTCTCACCGCGGACGGGGTGGTGCCGGGGAACGAAGGCCGGGCCTACGTGCTGAGGATGATCATCCGGCGGGCGGTGCGGTTCGCGCGCCGCGCCGGCGCCACGACGCCCGTGCTCACCGCCCTCGCCGATGCCGTCACGGAGGTCATGGAGACCGCGTATCCTGAGCTTGGGGCGCAGCGGGCGTTCATTCACAATGTCCTCGGCGCCGAGGAGCGCCGGTTCGACCAGACGCTGGAAGCCGGGCTCGCGCGCCTCGATGATGTGATCGCGGAGGTCAAGCGCGCCGGGCGGGCCGTCGTGCCCGGCGCCGACGTCTTCCGCCTGTACGACACCTACGGGTTTCCGCCGGACCTGACCCGGGACGTCGCGCGGGAACACCGTCTCGAGATCGACGACGCCGGGTTCGCCGAGGAGATGGCGCGGCAGCGGGAGCGCTCCCGCAGCATCGGCCGGGAATACTTCGAGGCCGGAGGCGAGCGCGCCCGGTACGGCGATCTCCGCCCCGCCGGCCCGACGGCCTTTGTCGGCTACGAGACCCTCGAGACCGACGGCCGCGTGCTGGCGCTGCTCGTGGGCGGCCGGCGCGTGCCGGAGGCGCGGGGGGGTGATGCGGTCGAGGTGATCTGCGACCGAACGCCCTTCTATCCACAGTCGGGCGGACAGGTCGGGGACGCCGGCACGATCGAGGCGGAAGCGGGTGGACCGGCCGGCGTGGTGGATGTGGAAGACACCGAGCGGCCGCTCGCCGATCTCATCGTGCACCGGGGGCGCGTGCGGACCGGCGTGTTGCAGGAGGGGGGGCGCGTGCGGCTCGCGGTCGACGCGCGGCGCCGGCGCGACATCATGCGCAACCACACCGCCACGCACCTGCTGCACGCTGCGCTCCGTGACGTACTCGGGGAACACGCGCGGCAGGCCGGGTCGCTCGTCGCGCCCGACCGGCTGCGGTTCGACTTCGCGCACATGCGGCCGCTCACCGCCGAGGAGCGCGCGCGGATCGAGGCGCGCGTCAACGAGCAGGTCCTCGCCGCGCTGCCGGTCACAACGGAGATCAAGCCGTACCGGGAGGCGGTCGCTTCCGGCGCCACGGCGTTGTTCGGCGAGAAATACGGGGATACGGTGCGGGTCGTCAGCATCGACGGGTACAGCCGCGAACTCTGCGGCGGCACGCACGTGCGGACGACCGGAGAGATCGGGCTCTTCCTGATCACGGGTGAGGGATCGGTGGGGGCGGGGATCCGGCGGGTCGAGGCGGTCACCGGCCGCGCGGCCGTCGCGCGCGTCCGCGGCATGGAGGAGACCCTTCGCGCCGCGGCCGCGGCCCTTCGCGTCCCGCCGGAGGAGGTGCCGGCCCGCGTCCGCGCGTTGACGGAACGCGTGAACACGCTCGAGCGCCAGGACCAGGCGGCGGCGGCGGCGGCGGCGGCGGCGGCGGGTCCGGACCTCGACGCCATCCTCCGCGCCGCGGCCGACGTCGACGGGCTTACGGTCGTCGGGGTCGCCGTCCCCGGAGCGGATCAGTCGGCCCTGCGGGCGCTCGGCGACCGGCTGCGGGAACGCCTGGAGCCGGGCGTGCTGGTCGCCGCGTCGACCGGCAACGGCCGCATGGAAATCGTCGTGATGGCCACGGCCGGTGCGGTCGCGCGCGGGGCGGAGGCGCGCCGCGTGATGCGGGTGCTGAACCGGCGGCTGGGATCGCGGGGCGGGGGACGGCCCGAGCTGGCTCAGGGGGGCGGGGGGGACCCCGCGCGCCTCGGGCCGGTGCTCGCCGACCTCGGGGCCGTCGTCCGCGAGGCGCTGTCCTCGCCGGCGTGAATCGAGGCAGACGGACGTGGGGAGGCCGGAGTCCGGTGCCCGGGTGCTCGCGCTCGACCTCGGCAGCCGGCGGCTTGGCGTCGCGCTGAGCGATCCGAGCGCGACGATCGCCGCCCCTCTCGAGACGGTTCCGGTGACCGGGCCGCGGCGAGCCGCGGAGCGGGTCCGGGAGATCTGCCGCCGCCATGACGTCACCCTCGTGGTCGTCGGGTGGCCGCGTAACATGGACGGCACCCGCGGTCCGGCGGCGCGCCAGGCGGAGGCCTTCGCCGAGCGGCTGCGCAGCCTGCTCGCGGTGCCTGTGGAATTGTGGGACGAGCGGCTGTCCACGGCCGCGGCAGAACGGGTCTTGATCGAGGCCGACGTCCGCCGATCCGAACGGCGGGGCGCGCGCGACCGCGTGGCCGCCTCCTTCATCCTCCAGGCGTATCTGGATGCCCGCCGGAACCGTCTGAGCCGGATCGACTCTGGGCATAACGAAGATCGGCCATGAGGGGCACAATTGGCCGCGTCTTGCGGCGTGGGTGGACGATGGGAACGGCGGGAGTCGTCGTAGCCGTCGCATTCGCGGGCGGATTGTTCTCGGTGGCCGCGGACGTGATCGCCGCTACGGGCGCCGCGCCCACGCTCATCGTACCCGGCCGGTCCATCGGTCCCGCCGTGCTCGGCATGACGATGCGTGAAGCTGAGGCCGCGCTCGGCCCCGCGGTCGTGGAGGGACCGGTCCGGCGGGTCTACCCGCGGGCCGGCGTTGCGGTAGATTTTGACGCCGGGGTCGCCGTCCGCATCTGGACCGCTGCGCCGAGATACCGGACGGCCGCCGGCGCCGGCGTTGGCATCGCAGACACGGATGCGGCGCGGTTGGTGGGCGACGACAATTCCACGATGACGATCTCCGGCCACGACACGACCGTCGCGTACATCTTCCGCGGGATCGGGTTTGTGTTCCGCAGTGGACGAGCAATCGAGGCGTTTGTCGAGGAACCGATCGCGCTCAGCCCGCCGCCCCCTTCTGCCGCGGCGCCGGCGACCCCGGGAGCGCCGCCCATCGTCGTGCCA is part of the bacterium genome and encodes:
- the alaS gene encoding alanine--tRNA ligase, whose protein sequence is MTASEIREVFLRYFEARGHTRVPSASLVPAGDPTLLFTNAGMVPFKDVFLGLESRPYRRAASVQKCMRVSGKHNDLENVGPSLRHHTFFEMLGNFSFGDYFKRDAIRFAWEFVTGPLGLPPERLLFTVLAGDDEAAGAWAELGLPSERVLAMGETTNFWTMGDVGPCGPTSEVHYDRGPAACTCGRPDCSVRLDNGCDRWVECWNLVFMQYTQAPDGTRTPLPRPGVDTGMGLERITSVIQQVPSNYDTDLFLPILDRIQAVLGHTAEERAAHAVAYRVLADHGRAMTFLTADGVVPGNEGRAYVLRMIIRRAVRFARRAGATTPVLTALADAVTEVMETAYPELGAQRAFIHNVLGAEERRFDQTLEAGLARLDDVIAEVKRAGRAVVPGADVFRLYDTYGFPPDLTRDVAREHRLEIDDAGFAEEMARQRERSRSIGREYFEAGGERARYGDLRPAGPTAFVGYETLETDGRVLALLVGGRRVPEARGGDAVEVICDRTPFYPQSGGQVGDAGTIEAEAGGPAGVVDVEDTERPLADLIVHRGRVRTGVLQEGGRVRLAVDARRRRDIMRNHTATHLLHAALRDVLGEHARQAGSLVAPDRLRFDFAHMRPLTAEERARIEARVNEQVLAALPVTTEIKPYREAVASGATALFGEKYGDTVRVVSIDGYSRELCGGTHVRTTGEIGLFLITGEGSVGAGIRRVEAVTGRAAVARVRGMEETLRAAAAALRVPPEEVPARVRALTERVNTLERQDQAAAAAAAAAAGPDLDAILRAAADVDGLTVVGVAVPGADQSALRALGDRLRERLEPGVLVAASTGNGRMEIVVMATAGAVARGAEARRVMRVLNRRLGSRGGGRPELAQGGGGDPARLGPVLADLGAVVREALSSPA
- the ruvX gene encoding Holliday junction resolvase RuvX is translated as MGRPESGARVLALDLGSRRLGVALSDPSATIAAPLETVPVTGPRRAAERVREICRRHDVTLVVVGWPRNMDGTRGPAARQAEAFAERLRSLLAVPVELWDERLSTAAAERVLIEADVRRSERRGARDRVAASFILQAYLDARRNRLSRIDSGHNEDRP